From a region of the Triticum aestivum cultivar Chinese Spring chromosome 7D, IWGSC CS RefSeq v2.1, whole genome shotgun sequence genome:
- the LOC123165407 gene encoding cytochrome P450 711A1, with the protein MWSMRDNGRQSVPPINRFHPSHLFCLRPHTAPPTATINHPQHSSFLKCASSRTQAPSWDRRAMAEAGEWLPYVSTLAPCLLGFALYFYAPYWGVRGVPGPPALPIVGHLPLLALHGPDVFGALAKKYGPIFRFHLGRQPLVIVADPELCKEVGVRQFKSVPNRSLPSPIAGSDLHQKGLFFTRDERWSAMRNTIISLYQPSHLAGLIPTMQRCIERAADTIQLNGNVDIDFSDLALKLATDVIGQAAFGVDFALSAPREHGGREAEEFMAEHVHSTTSLKMDLSASLSIVLGLVAPALQGPARGLLRRLPGTADRRIARTNDRLRARVEEIVASRERDLDKRRGQRDFLSALLNARDSGGDKMRELLTPEYVGALTYEHLLAGSATTSFTLSSAVYLVSGHPEVEAKLLAEVDRSGAAPPTADDLQRNFPYLDRVIKEATRFYTVSPLIARETSRRVEVGGHALPKGTWLWLAPGVLARDAAQFPEPGEFRPERFEAGCEEERRRHPYAHVPFGLGPRACVGQRFALQEVKLAMFHLYRRYVFRRSPRMESPPEFQFGIVLGFKHGVKLRAIERRSPA; encoded by the coding sequence ATGTGGAGCATGCGCGACAATGGCCGTCAGTCAGTTCCACCCATCAACAGGTTCCACCCATCCCATCTCTTTTGCCTCCGACCTCACACAGCACCACCGACGGCTACAATTAACCATCCACAGCATTCATCATTTCTCAAGTGTGCAAGCTCTAGAACACAAGCACCCAGCTGGGATCGAAGAGCAATGGCGGAAGCAGGGGAATGGCTGCCATACGTCTCCACGCTGGCGCCCTGCCTCCTCGGCTTCGCGCTCTACTTCTACGCGCCCTACTGGGGAGTCCGGGGCGTGCCGGGCCCTCCGGCGCTGCCGATCGTCGGCCACCTGCCGCTGCTCGCCCTCCACGGCCCCGACGTCTTTGGCGCCCTCGCCAAGAAATACGGCCCCATCTTCAGGTTCCATCTCGGGAGGCAGCCTCTGGTGATCGTGGCTGACCCGGAGCTGTGCAAGGAGGTCGGGGTGCGGCAGTTCAAGAGCGTCCCCAACCGGAGCCTGCCGTCGCCGATCGCCGGCTCCGACCTCCACCAGAAGGGCCTCTTCTTCACGAGGGACGAGAGGTGGTCGGCCATGCGGAACACCATCATCTCGCTCTACCAGCCGTCGCACCTCGCCGGCCTCATCCCCACCATGCAGCGCTGCATCGAGCGCGCCGCCGACACCATACAGTTGAACGGCAACGTCGACATCGACTTCTCCGACCTCGCCCTCAAGCTGGCCACCGACGTCATCGGGCAGGCGGCGTTCGGCGTCGACTTCGCGCTCTCGGCGCCGCGCGAGCATGGCGGACGCGAGGCCGAGGAGTTTATGGCCGAGCACGTCCACTCCACCACCTCGCTCAAGATGGACCTGTCGGCGTCCCTCTCCATTGTGCTGGGCCTCGTCGCGCCGGCGCTGCAGGGGCCGGCGCGGGGGCTTCTCCGGCGACTCCCCGGGACGGCGGACCGGAGGATCGCGCGGACGAACGACCGACTGCGGGCGAGGGTGGAGGAGATCGTGGCGAGCAGGGAGCGCGACCTGGACAAGAGAAGAGGGCAGAGGGACTTCCTGTCGGCGCTGCTCAACGCCCGGGACAGCGGGGGCGACAAGATGAGGGAGCTGCTGACGCCGGAGTACGTGGGCGCGCTCACCTAcgagcacctcctcgccgggtCGGCCACCACGTCCTTCACGCTCTCCTCCGCCGTGTACCTCGTCTCCGGGCACCCGGAGGTCGAGGCCAAGCTGCTCGCCGAGGTCGACCGGTCCGGCGCCGCACCGCCGACGGCCGACGATCTCCAGCGCAACTTCCCCTACCTCGACCGGGTGATAAAGGAGGCGACGCGGTTCTACACGGTGTCGCCGCTGATCGCGAGGGAGACGTCGCGGCGGGTGGAGGTCGGGGGCCACGCGCTCCCGAAGGGCACGTGGCTGTGGCTGGCGCCGGGGGTGCTGGCGAGGGACGCGGCGCAGTTCCCGGAGCCCGGCGAGTTCCGGCCGGAGCGGTTCGAGGCCGGGtgcgaggaggagcggcggcggcacCCGTACGCGCACGTGCCATTCGGGCTGGGCCCGCGGGCGTGCGTCGGGCAGCGGTTCGCGCTGCAGGAGGTGAAGCTGGCCATGTTCCACCTCTACCGCCGCTACGTGTTCCGCCGGTCGCCGCGGATGGAGTCGCCGCCGGAGTTCCAGTTCGGGATCGTGCTCGGCTTCAAGCACGGCGTCAAGCTCAGGGCCATCGAGCGGCGCAGCCCCGCCTAG